From Acidianus brierleyi:
TAATCAATACTGTTATAAAACGGGTATAAAGCCATTATAACAGGATCTACATAAAGTCTAGTTCTATCTATATATTTTGTAAGAATGCCTACTGCACCTGATTTATGTTTAGAATCATGGGTAGAAAAAGCTAAATCTGTTGCACTGCCCAGTTCAATTCCTCTATATATTAACTCGGCAATTTTAGCTGGTAATGTAAAAGAAGCAGATTTAGCAAAGTTCTCTTTACCATTCTTATTAACAGCGTAAACTACAGCAAAAGCGACTAGCCTATTCTTTTCAACACATATTCCTCCTTCTATTCCGATCCCTAAATCTGCATGAGCCTCTAAAAGTGATCGTATAGCTCTGTTTCTGGCTCCTACAAAAGTTTCATCGCAAAATGGTTGATTAGATACTCCTGAACTTACAGAAACTGCTACTAAATCATATTCTAATCCTATAATTTGAAGAGCACTCTTAACTGCGTTAATTTTAGTAGGATTAGTACTGCCTATCGAAACTAACATTTTTAATCCTGCTTAATTTCTTTTAATCATGGTAACAATAAAAGTTGGTGCATTAGCAGATTCAGGCGATTTATATCCGTTTATACCCCTAATAGAAGACATAATAAAGCCAAGTGGATTTAATTTAGAAATAGAAGTAATTCCTACAGTACAAGAAGTTAATGAGAAAGTATTAAAACATGAGGTTGATGTATCAGTACCTTCTGCTGCAATGTACCCATATATTCAAGAAGATTATTACATCTTGGGTAATGCAGTAGCTTCTGCTGTAGATGGTATAACCGGTATGCCTATTTTAGCTGTAAATGAAATGAGCATAAACGATCTAAAGAAAGCTAGGCTAATTGTACACGGACAAAATACTAGCGCATTTACACTTTACAGACTGTTAATTGGGAAATACGGTAAATTAGTTATAATAAAGAGAGTTTTAGACGAAATTAAAGGTTTGGGAAAAGAAGGTGATGTCTTAGTAGCAGTTCATGAAATAAAAATGATGTACACTATGAAGAAACTAGGTATAAAGCCGTTTGTAATAAGTAGTATGTGGGATTTATGGAAGAATATTTCTAATAATTCTCCAATGCCTATGGGAATGGTAGTAATAAATAAGGACCTCGGAAAAGATCTGGCTATGAAGTTTAAAGAAACGTATGAGCAAAGCAAGAAATATGCTGAGAAACATTTAAATGAAATAATACCAAAGGATATAGAAATAATGAAGAATGCACAAGGTGCGAACTTAGACAGTGAAATTGTGGAAAAAACTATTTGGGCAGATATTCAAGAATATAATGTACCTACAGATAAAGTAATAGACGGTATGCGGAAGTTTTATGAGTTAACTGCAGAAAAAGGTATATTACCAAAAGTAATTAAACTAGACGTAATTTAAATAACGCCATTAAAATAGTAAGGTTTTCTAAGAGTAAATAGAATATCAATATATTGTCTCATTTCTTTCAAAAGTTCTAAAATAAATAACAAATCTTTATCTGAAATTAAAAGCTCTATTATGAAGAGGTTATTAGATTCTAAATCTAGAGAAATAGAATATCTTATAAATGGTATATACTCTAATCTTTCTCTGACCTCTTTTTCAGTAGTAAAAACATCAATAACATAGTCTCTTTTTCCATAATCTATTATAAATCCACTTATAAGGCCATAATTTAATGACGTTTTAAGAATATCGTTAAAAGAGTAAAAAGATCTTAACGAAGAATATAGAAGTGGTTCTGCATTATCTTCATATTGTATAAATGGCTTTATTCCTTCGGCTTTAATGTCCATATGTAAATCCCATTCATCTGTAATAAAGTCATAAGCTTCTGGTATTCCTGAGTAGTTTATGAATTCATTTACTTTTAATCCTTCTCTAGATATAGACAGACAAAAATCTTCCCTAAGATTTTTCCTTATTAATGACTTATCATTTAGATTTAATTTAAATATTCCAAAACTTGGTATAGGCGTAAAATATAGATTATTAATTTTTAATAATTCGTTTTCTATATTTTTCTTACTATCTCTAATTACATTTGAAATAATATCAAGATTTGGACCTAACGACCGCATTAGCTTTATTATCGTTACTAGTTTTGGATACATTTGACTTTATATCTATTTTTAAAGTATTTTTAACTTTTTGAGGAACTATCTTCACGTCTACTAATGCTACAGAATCAAAAGAATACACAATTCTACTAATCTTTTTCCTTATTCTATAAACTTTTCTTAGTTCAGTTCTAGAAGGCATAGTGACTACTACATAAACCATGAAAAACGAGCCCAATCGTCTTACATACACGTTAGAGACATTTATGCCAAATCCCTTCAAAATAGTGTATATTCTATCTTTAATTGGACAATCGCAACTAGCTCCTATTAAAGATAAAATAGCTTCTTTCACTTGCCTTATTGTATCTGCTAATATAAATCCAATTATACTCAAGATAACGGCCATATTGAAATAAAAGTTTTGAGATAGTATAGCAATACCACCTATTATTTCCATAAGCATGTCAAGCTTGCTATGAACCAAATCTGTTCTTACTATTTCTATCCATCGGTATTTTCGTTCCATGTAATATATAATTAACGTTATTATCGATGAACCCCAGATAATTGACGCTAGCCAATCTGGAACATCATAACTAGCATGTAATCCTTGGAATAAATAAGTCATAGAAAGAAATACTATAATTGCAGACGACATTAATATTGCTAGGCTTTCCAGATTATATAATCCCCATGGAAATCTTTTACTTTTTCTATATATTATCTTTAGTAATACTGAAAATAATATTGCACTTGTTGCGTCAATGAAACCGTGATACGAATCGACTACTAATAACGAAGAAGAATATTTTTCACCAAAATATATTTCCAAAACGGATATAGGAAAAATTAATATACCAGAAACTAAAAATATTCTAGATGCGGAATTTAACTTGGATAAAGGAAGCAATTCTCATCACTCTCCACTATATATATGAGCAAAATCTATTTAAAAATCTCGCTATCTATATAGATTAAAATATTTTTTAGGAATTTTTATAGATATATCAAACTGAACTTTGCTTCTATATTCAATAATTGATTAATAGTTTTGTAGTATTTTGAACCACTTAATAGTTTTAAAATAAGTCTATTCTCTAATATCAATAAACAATAAATTAGCATCTTATGGTTTTTGTAAACATAGCCTTTAGTTCCTTATTTCCACAAAGACAAAAGCGGAAATAAAGAAAGTTAAATTTATAATTAATTTATAATTAATGATGTATATGGCAGAAGACAAAAAGCAAGAAATAAATAGTTTCAGTGATTTAATAAAGTCATTATTTAAAGATTGCAATTGGTATTTAGGAGGATTTATTATTGCTTTAATATTATTTATAATATTTGATCTAGCAGTATATCATCCATAAACTAAAATAAGAAGATTTTTTTATATACTAATGTATTCACATTTGTGGGATTTAGTTGGCAAGAGTTAACATAGCTGCAGATGCCGAATTAATAAAGGAACTTGAAAAAGAAGTAAAAAGTAGAGGATATACTATATTTGCGGTAACGAATATAGCATTAAAGGCTATATTAGAATTACTTAAAAGTGGGGAAGACTCTACTACATTACAAAACTTGGTAGAGATGTATAAAATTACTAAAGATCTAGATATAATTCCCATTCCGTCATGGTATATAGAAAATTTAGTAAAGTTAGCTTATGAAAAGGATAGTAAATCTTTTCAAGATATATGCGATGGTACTGGAGAGCAACTATCTTCATATCTAAAGTCTAGAGCATCAAGTTTTGAAGATTTACTCAATTTATATTCCGAAATAAGAGGTGTATTACCTATAAAGGACATAAACGTTAAGAAAGGATCAGGAGATTCTATAGATATAAGATTAACTGGAACAGGATTCAATATAGAATCTACTTTATGCGCAGGAAGAGTATTCAAAAAAATTTTAGAAGCATATTCATTTGAGGTTATTGAAATGACTACATCACCAGGAGGAATAATATTCGTTAAAGCAAAATATTCAAGGCCAACCTAATATTTCATTGCATGCCGAAATTAGTCTACAAATTGTTTGTTGAGTTTCTAAAACATATGAGCTAATCGAATAGATAAAACTAGCATAATCCAGAACCTCTTTAGAAAATTCTCCGTGAGGGAACGCACCTATACCTACAATTTTATCTTCAGTAATATCGTTACATATTTTTTCTGGTTTAATTTTTTTACCATTTTCGCTTAATAATATAATATTATATTTTTTTGCTATATCCTTTAATTGTAAACTAGTAACTTCCATTAAAGGATTATCTGAATTAGGTGGAACTTTACCCATTGTTAATAATTGTTCCATTAGACTGACAAATCGATCATAATTTTTTGGCGGTCTCATATTGTTATTAACCTTTATAATTTTTGAATCGATAGTATGAATATAAAAATCTCCCTTGATATTAGACTCACTTAAGAACATGATCATAGCTAAATGTACTATGTCAGGCCGACCTCTTTTTTCTGAATTAGGAAGATTTTTCATGGCAAAATAATGTAATGAAACGTCCAATAATACTTCGCAAGGTTTTTTATTTCTTTTCTTTGCGTTGTTTATAACGCTAGGATGATTCCTAATTACCTTTGGTACAAGTTCTAATGAAGAATCAAGCAAAATAAGATTAAGCTTCACTTTAGGTTAACCAAGCTTAAGAGTTAAAAGTTAAAAATAAATCTTATTATTAATGAAAAAATTGGTCGAATCTAGATCACTAGATCTTATAGACATGGCAGTAGATTTAGTATATGAAGGAGAAATTGATTTAGCTAGAGAATATATCAAATTAGCTAGAGAATATTCGGCTAAGGGAAAAATTAAGTTACCTATAGAGTATAAAAGAAAATTTTGTAGACGTTGTAATGTTCCCCTAGTCCCCGGTATTACAGAAAGAAGAAGAATAAGAAGAAAGGTTTTAATTAGAACGTGCTTAATATGTGGTTGGATAAGAAGATATGAACTCAGAGAAAATAAAACAAATAAGAGCTCAGAATGCAGAAGTGAGAATAGGGAAAAACGGAATCACTGAAGGAATAATAAACGAGATTAAGAGAAGATTAAAAGATCATGAAGTAATAAAGATAAAAATAGGAAGCAAGGATAAAAATAGGAAAGAGATTGCACTAAAAATAGCCGAATTAGCAAACGCAAAACTTATTGAAGTTAGGGGATACACATTTATATTGAGCAAGATTGATAGCGATTGATTTCCTAAAGATAAGGGGACATAAGAACGTAAAAGGTACTCATAAAACTACTCTAGAATTTACAAAAGATACTTATCTAACCCCAAGAGGGGATTGTATAATAGGAATATATGCAGACAAAGGCGTGAATGATTTAAAAGACGATATAAAGAGAATGATTAAGAATGAAGGTTTTATCTATATTGTAATTAATGTCTGTGGAATATTCGATATTATTTCAGCTAGAGGTTCATCAAAACTCACGTTAAGTAATAAAAACAAGATGATAATAAGAAAATCTAGTTTCATTTCAGATGCAACTTTAGCTATAAACTCCAATAAATCCGCGTTTGATATAAAAAGGGAAATAATAAAAGGTCTTCAAAATGAACATAATGGTTTAGTTTATATTGTTACATCTGATATACCCCTTAAAAATGAAGAGATTCTTGGAATAGTCATTAATTTTAATCCATTTGAAAGCATTAAGACGTGCTAGCTCATTTTCATCACTCAGAATATAAATTTCCAAGATTTCTTTAGTTACTCTACATAGCTCTTGAATAAAATCTTTTATCATAGTAGGGTTATCACCATAAACCCTATTGAATACTTTATCTCTAAATGGTAAAAATCTTGCATCATAATTTATTATATCTATATTATATATTTTATTTATTTGCAAAGATTCTTTAAGTAATAACAACCCATCAATGTTAAGATCTCCTGCTATTATATATACATCTTTCTTAGCCAAATTCAGCGATATAGCACCATAGCCAGCAAATGCGTCAAGTATTTTCTCGTTATCATTGACCTCTTTTCTTATGTTTAATCTCTCATTAGCTAATGATGGATTAACATAAACTTTTGAAATATCTACGACGAACTTTACTCCATTCTCCTTGTATATAGTCTTTGTCTTATATTCTCCTCCTATAAATTCTATGTCATTGATCCTTAATTCACCCTTTACTTTTTTTCTCAAAAAAACTGATTTAACGTTCTTATTTATGGACAATATAGCTGTTAAAAGTTGATTAAAGTCAATTTTTTGATTTTTTACATTTACCAATGCTATGTCACCTATGATATAATAGCTAGAAGCATTGTCAATTATATCATGTAGTCTAGGTGTTTTTCTCTTAGGCGAAGGATTACATTCGACTATTTCAATTGATTTATCTGCAGACATTATTGGAATCAATATATACTCATCATCAAAAATAAATGAAAAATTATTATCAACATTTAGCTTAGATTTTATCTTATCAAATTCCCGTCTTTTTATTTTAGCGCACATCATGGTTTCTTAAACTTATCCATTTCTGAACTATGACCTGCAAATACTGATGCATTAGGATCTATATATTTTTTAGCTACGCTTGTGGCTATAGCAACTTGACCGAATCCGACAGCTATTAATGCTAACTTTGGTGCACCTTCTACTTGTGCAATATCTCCAGAAGCATATATACCAGGTAAATTAGTTTCCATTTTCGTATTAGTTAATATATCTCTCCCTTTCATATTTATCCCCCATTTAGGAATATTTCCAAGATCTCCTTTATGTCCTATACTAATTATTACGGCATCTACATCAATAGTTTTCTCGTCTTTTGTTCTATTGTCAAATATTGTAGCTTGAGTAACTCTTTGGCCATCTCCCTTAACTTCCTTTAATTCATGCCATGTATAGACTTTAGCTACTTGGTAAAGTTCTTTTACACTTCTCTCATGAGCTCTAAATTGATCTCTTCTATGTATTAGGGTAACAGACTTAGCTACCGGAGCCAAAGTCAATGCCCAATCTACTGCTGAATCTCCTCCACCTACAATTAGGATATTTTTACCTTCGAAATCTTTTTTCCTTCTTACGGTATAATATACTCCTTTGTTTTCATATTCTAATTCACCTTTAGCTCCTAATCTACTAGGAGATAATCTACCTAGACCTATAGCTAGTAAAACTGTTTTAGTTTTAAATTGATTTCCCTTATCAGTCTTTATTACATACATTCCGTCACTAGTTTTATCTAGAATATCAGCCCACTCTTTTGTTCTTATATCTGGAGAAAACATTTTTGCTTGTTCAACTAACTTTATTGCTAAATCGTAAGCGAGAATTCCTGGATATCCGCCTACATCGTAAACTATTTTTTCTGGATACAAAGTAACTAATTGTCCTCCTAACTCGTCTTGAGAATCTATTAATAAAACTTTCATGTCTCTTAAAGTAGCATAAAATGCTCCAAAGAGTCCTACTGGACCTCCACCGACTATTATCATATCGTATTCTGACATAGCTATCACTTAGACTCATTTATTTAAAATATTTAAACTTTGCTAAAAGAGTAATGAGAATTCTGAGAAAATTATTTAGTTTTTATGATAAAAACCACATAAATTATTGAAAATAATAACATAAAATTTTATAGCTAGATATCCGATAAGATGTTGAACTATTGTGATTTCAGAAATAACACTACTTTTATTGCCATTTATTTTTTTATGGGGTCTATGGCTAAGGTTCTATAGAAAAATAATAAGTGAAGG
This genomic window contains:
- a CDS encoding DUF84 family protein yields the protein MLVSIGSTNPTKINAVKSALQIIGLEYDLVAVSVSSGVSNQPFCDETFVGARNRAIRSLLEAHADLGIGIEGGICVEKNRLVAFAVVYAVNKNGKENFAKSASFTLPAKIAELIYRGIELGSATDLAFSTHDSKHKSGAVGILTKYIDRTRLYVDPVIMALYPFYNSID
- a CDS encoding MqnA/MqnD/SBP family protein produces the protein MVTIKVGALADSGDLYPFIPLIEDIIKPSGFNLEIEVIPTVQEVNEKVLKHEVDVSVPSAAMYPYIQEDYYILGNAVASAVDGITGMPILAVNEMSINDLKKARLIVHGQNTSAFTLYRLLIGKYGKLVIIKRVLDEIKGLGKEGDVLVAVHEIKMMYTMKKLGIKPFVISSMWDLWKNISNNSPMPMGMVVINKDLGKDLAMKFKETYEQSKKYAEKHLNEIIPKDIEIMKNAQGANLDSEIVEKTIWADIQEYNVPTDKVIDGMRKFYELTAEKGILPKVIKLDVI
- a CDS encoding cation transporter translates to MLPLSKLNSASRIFLVSGILIFPISVLEIYFGEKYSSSLLVVDSYHGFIDATSAILFSVLLKIIYRKSKRFPWGLYNLESLAILMSSAIIVFLSMTYLFQGLHASYDVPDWLASIIWGSSIITLIIYYMERKYRWIEIVRTDLVHSKLDMLMEIIGGIAILSQNFYFNMAVILSIIGFILADTIRQVKEAILSLIGASCDCPIKDRIYTILKGFGINVSNVYVRRLGSFFMVYVVVTMPSRTELRKVYRIRKKISRIVYSFDSVALVDVKIVPQKVKNTLKIDIKSNVSKTSNDNKANAVVRSKS
- a CDS encoding 16S rRNA methyltransferase, encoding MKLNLILLDSSLELVPKVIRNHPSVINNAKKRNKKPCEVLLDVSLHYFAMKNLPNSEKRGRPDIVHLAMIMFLSESNIKGDFYIHTIDSKIIKVNNNMRPPKNYDRFVSLMEQLLTMGKVPPNSDNPLMEVTSLQLKDIAKKYNIILLSENGKKIKPEKICNDITEDKIVGIGAFPHGEFSKEVLDYASFIYSISSYVLETQQTICRLISACNEILGWP
- a CDS encoding ribonuclease P protein component 4: MKKLVESRSLDLIDMAVDLVYEGEIDLAREYIKLAREYSAKGKIKLPIEYKRKFCRRCNVPLVPGITERRRIRRKVLIRTCLICGWIRRYELRENKTNKSSECRSENREKRNH
- a CDS encoding YhbY family RNA-binding protein, which codes for MNSEKIKQIRAQNAEVRIGKNGITEGIINEIKRRLKDHEVIKIKIGSKDKNRKEIALKIAELANAKLIEVRGYTFILSKIDSD
- a CDS encoding DUF371 domain-containing protein, with amino-acid sequence MIAIDFLKIRGHKNVKGTHKTTLEFTKDTYLTPRGDCIIGIYADKGVNDLKDDIKRMIKNEGFIYIVINVCGIFDIISARGSSKLTLSNKNKMIIRKSSFISDATLAINSNKSAFDIKREIIKGLQNEHNGLVYIVTSDIPLKNEEILGIVINFNPFESIKTC
- a CDS encoding class I SAM-dependent methyltransferase; this encodes MSADKSIEIVECNPSPKRKTPRLHDIIDNASSYYIIGDIALVNVKNQKIDFNQLLTAILSINKNVKSVFLRKKVKGELRINDIEFIGGEYKTKTIYKENGVKFVVDISKVYVNPSLANERLNIRKEVNDNEKILDAFAGYGAISLNLAKKDVYIIAGDLNIDGLLLLKESLQINKIYNIDIINYDARFLPFRDKVFNRVYGDNPTMIKDFIQELCRVTKEILEIYILSDENELARLNAFKWIKINDYSKNLFIFKGYIRCNNIN
- a CDS encoding NAD(P)/FAD-dependent oxidoreductase, with amino-acid sequence MSEYDMIIVGGGPVGLFGAFYATLRDMKVLLIDSQDELGGQLVTLYPEKIVYDVGGYPGILAYDLAIKLVEQAKMFSPDIRTKEWADILDKTSDGMYVIKTDKGNQFKTKTVLLAIGLGRLSPSRLGAKGELEYENKGVYYTVRRKKDFEGKNILIVGGGDSAVDWALTLAPVAKSVTLIHRRDQFRAHERSVKELYQVAKVYTWHELKEVKGDGQRVTQATIFDNRTKDEKTIDVDAVIISIGHKGDLGNIPKWGINMKGRDILTNTKMETNLPGIYASGDIAQVEGAPKLALIAVGFGQVAIATSVAKKYIDPNASVFAGHSSEMDKFKKP